The following coding sequences are from one Paenibacillus sp. JDR-2 window:
- the hemL gene encoding glutamate-1-semialdehyde 2,1-aminomutase, with translation MSKSIGNRRDDRSREAFARAKQVLPGGVNSPVRAFKSVGLNPVYMDHGKGSRVYDIDGNSYIDYVGSWGPLIMGHAHPEVIEAIKKTAEKGTSFGAPTELETLMAELVVERVPSVDIVRMVNSGTEATMSALRLARGYTKRSKILKFEGSYHGHADSLLIKAGSGVATLGLPDSPGVPEGVASQTITVPYNDLESAKLAFEKFGEEIACIIVEPVAGNMGVVPPLPGFLQGLRELTEQYGSLLIFDEVMTGFRVNYNCAQGLYDVTPDLTCFGKVIGGGLPVGAYGGKREIMEMIAPSGPIYQAGTLSGNPLAMAAGYTTLKLLTKETYELLERQAVRLQLGFEKNAAKHGIATTINRVGSMVCPFFTDTHVINFETAKTSNLEQFRAYFSAMLDLGVSIAPSQFEGMFVSAVHSDEDIDATIAIHDQVLASL, from the coding sequence ATGAGCAAATCGATTGGCAACAGACGCGACGACCGTTCGAGAGAGGCTTTCGCCCGTGCGAAGCAAGTGCTTCCCGGCGGTGTGAACAGCCCGGTGCGTGCTTTCAAATCCGTAGGTCTTAACCCGGTGTATATGGATCACGGCAAGGGTAGCCGTGTTTATGATATCGATGGCAACAGTTACATTGATTACGTGGGTTCCTGGGGACCGCTCATCATGGGTCATGCCCATCCCGAAGTTATCGAAGCGATTAAGAAAACCGCGGAAAAAGGAACAAGCTTTGGCGCTCCAACCGAGCTGGAGACACTAATGGCCGAGCTGGTCGTTGAACGTGTTCCTTCCGTTGATATCGTCCGTATGGTAAACTCCGGTACGGAAGCGACGATGAGTGCTCTGCGTCTTGCGCGCGGTTATACGAAGCGCAGTAAGATTTTGAAATTTGAAGGCTCCTATCACGGACATGCCGACAGTCTGCTTATTAAAGCGGGCTCCGGCGTAGCAACGCTTGGACTTCCGGACAGCCCCGGCGTTCCGGAAGGCGTAGCATCCCAAACGATTACCGTTCCTTACAACGATCTGGAATCGGCCAAGCTAGCCTTCGAAAAGTTTGGTGAAGAGATTGCCTGCATTATTGTCGAGCCTGTAGCGGGCAATATGGGAGTTGTCCCGCCGCTGCCGGGCTTCCTGCAAGGGCTCCGCGAGCTGACGGAGCAATACGGCAGCCTGCTTATCTTTGACGAAGTCATGACTGGCTTCCGCGTCAATTACAACTGTGCGCAGGGGCTGTATGACGTAACGCCGGACTTGACTTGCTTCGGCAAAGTCATCGGCGGAGGTCTGCCTGTCGGCGCTTACGGCGGGAAACGCGAGATTATGGAAATGATCGCGCCAAGCGGCCCGATCTATCAAGCCGGTACCTTATCCGGCAACCCGCTTGCAATGGCAGCCGGCTATACAACGCTGAAACTGCTGACAAAGGAAACTTACGAGCTGCTGGAGCGTCAAGCCGTCCGGCTTCAGCTCGGCTTTGAGAAAAATGCCGCTAAGCATGGCATTGCAACAACGATTAACCGGGTCGGTTCGATGGTATGTCCGTTCTTCACCGATACGCATGTCATTAACTTCGAAACAGCCAAGACTTCTAATCTTGAACAATTCAGAGCGTACTTCTCTGCGATGCTTGATCTGGGCGTAAGTATTGCTCCTTCGCAGTTTGAAGGCATGTTTGTATCAGCCGTCCATTCGGACGAAGATATCGACGCAACGATTGCCATCCATGATCAGGTGCTTGCAAGCTTATAA
- the hemB gene encoding porphobilinogen synthase: protein MAFPIVRHRRLRQSAAMRNIVRETVLTANDFIYPIYVKYGTNIKEEISSMPGVYRFSLDLLEAEIREITSLGIQAIMLFGLPDHKDAEGTSAYDPNGIVQEATRLIKKWAPELIVMADTCLCQFTDHGHCGMVHLDQATGTAVVDNDPSLSLLVRTAVSQAEAGADVIAPSNMMDGFVSAIREGLDEAGFSHVPILSYSVKYASAFYGPFRDAAKSAPQFGDRKTYQMDPANAREALREADSDVLEGADMLMVKPALSYLDIVRQLRDSFDLPIVAYNVSGEYAMVKAAAANGWIDEKAIVLEKLISMKRAGADLIITYHAKDASRWLRGE, encoded by the coding sequence ATGGCATTTCCCATTGTGAGACACCGCAGATTACGTCAATCGGCCGCTATGCGCAATATCGTACGCGAAACCGTACTGACGGCGAATGATTTTATATATCCAATCTACGTGAAATACGGAACGAACATCAAGGAAGAGATTAGCTCGATGCCGGGTGTATACCGCTTCTCCCTTGATCTTCTGGAAGCGGAGATCCGCGAGATTACTTCCCTTGGCATTCAGGCAATTATGCTCTTTGGTCTGCCTGACCATAAGGATGCTGAAGGTACTTCGGCTTATGATCCGAACGGTATCGTTCAGGAAGCTACGCGCCTGATCAAAAAATGGGCGCCTGAGCTGATCGTTATGGCGGATACTTGTCTGTGCCAATTTACGGATCACGGACATTGCGGCATGGTGCATTTGGATCAAGCTACGGGAACGGCGGTTGTGGATAATGATCCTTCACTGTCGCTGCTCGTTCGCACGGCTGTTTCCCAGGCGGAAGCGGGAGCAGACGTGATTGCTCCATCGAACATGATGGACGGTTTTGTATCGGCTATTCGTGAAGGCCTTGATGAGGCAGGTTTCAGCCATGTTCCGATTTTGTCGTATTCCGTTAAATATGCTTCCGCCTTCTACGGACCATTCCGGGATGCTGCGAAATCCGCGCCGCAATTCGGCGACCGCAAGACGTATCAGATGGACCCGGCCAACGCCCGTGAAGCTTTGCGCGAAGCTGATTCCGACGTGCTCGAAGGCGCGGATATGCTGATGGTCAAGCCTGCTCTTTCTTACCTCGATATCGTTCGCCAGCTTCGCGACAGCTTCGATCTGCCGATCGTCGCTTACAATGTAAGCGGTGAATACGCAATGGTGAAAGCCGCTGCGGCCAACGGTTGGATTGACGAAAAGGCGATCGTGCTTGAGAAGCTGATCAGCATGAAGCGTGCGGGTGCGGATCTGATCATTACTTACCATGCGAAGGATGCTTCGCGCTGGCTGAGAGGAGAGTAA
- the cobA gene encoding uroporphyrinogen-III C-methyltransferase, producing MNKGVVYLVGAGPGDPKLITLRGLECLRRSDVVVYDRLASPRLLRYMKEGARKIYVGKLPDRHTMKQEEINQLLVDLALEGHTVTRLKGGDPTIFGRVGEEAELLQDNGVSFEIVPGITSAIAVPAYAGIPVTHRDLASSLSIVTGHESPEKLDRTIHWDKVTNATGTLIFLMGVAKIGYIAEQLIRHGKPATTPVALIRWGTRVEQQTIVGTLESIERIVKEANFQPPAVIVVGDVVLQRDKLKWYEKKPLFGVRVLVTRARAQASDLADRIEELGGEPCELPVIETREPRDEAAVEGIRTALAGAESYNWIMFTSVNGVEYFFNWLDRFNVDIRRFHAARIAAVGPRTAEALRKRGLIADQLPAKFQAEGLLEQLEGELRPGEKVLLPRGDLAREILPRELKAKGLVPVELDVYETVIADSQDEQAFEWIRNREIHAITFTSSSTVTNLLELLRRNGFEDPVAQLAGIDVVSIGPVTSKTASEAGLSVTLEPENATIEALVEALVQHQITKRLKADPS from the coding sequence ATGAATAAAGGAGTTGTCTATCTCGTAGGCGCCGGACCGGGAGATCCGAAGCTTATTACGCTTCGTGGACTGGAATGTCTGAGACGCAGCGACGTTGTTGTCTATGACCGCCTGGCGAGCCCAAGGCTGCTGAGATATATGAAGGAAGGCGCCCGTAAAATTTACGTCGGCAAACTTCCGGACCGCCATACGATGAAGCAGGAAGAGATCAACCAGCTGCTTGTTGATCTGGCTTTGGAAGGCCATACGGTCACAAGGCTGAAAGGCGGGGATCCAACAATCTTCGGCCGTGTCGGCGAAGAAGCGGAATTGCTGCAGGACAATGGCGTTTCCTTTGAGATTGTTCCGGGCATTACGTCGGCTATCGCGGTTCCCGCTTATGCCGGTATTCCGGTGACCCACCGCGATCTGGCTTCTTCCCTATCCATCGTTACGGGGCATGAGAGCCCGGAAAAACTCGACCGTACCATTCATTGGGACAAGGTGACCAATGCGACGGGCACGCTTATTTTCCTAATGGGTGTAGCCAAGATCGGTTATATTGCCGAGCAGCTTATCCGTCACGGCAAGCCGGCAACAACTCCGGTTGCCCTTATCCGTTGGGGGACCCGCGTGGAGCAGCAGACGATTGTTGGCACGCTGGAGTCGATTGAACGGATCGTGAAAGAGGCGAACTTCCAGCCGCCGGCGGTTATCGTTGTTGGCGATGTGGTTCTGCAGCGGGACAAGCTGAAATGGTACGAGAAAAAGCCGCTCTTTGGCGTACGCGTGCTTGTCACGCGGGCTAGAGCCCAAGCCAGCGACCTGGCAGACCGGATTGAAGAGCTTGGCGGCGAGCCTTGCGAGCTGCCGGTAATTGAGACGCGCGAGCCTCGGGATGAGGCTGCTGTCGAAGGAATCCGCACTGCCCTTGCAGGTGCAGAGTCGTATAATTGGATCATGTTTACGAGCGTGAATGGGGTGGAGTATTTCTTCAACTGGCTGGATCGCTTTAACGTGGATATTCGGCGCTTCCATGCAGCCCGTATTGCGGCAGTTGGTCCTCGGACCGCGGAAGCTCTGCGGAAGCGTGGCTTGATTGCGGATCAGCTGCCAGCCAAGTTCCAGGCGGAAGGCCTGCTCGAACAGCTGGAAGGCGAGCTGAGGCCGGGAGAGAAGGTTCTTCTTCCGCGAGGAGATCTCGCTCGCGAGATTCTGCCGCGTGAGCTGAAGGCTAAGGGACTTGTCCCGGTTGAGCTGGATGTCTACGAGACGGTGATTGCGGACTCGCAGGATGAGCAGGCGTTCGAATGGATCCGCAACCGGGAGATTCATGCGATTACGTTCACCAGTTCTTCGACGGTAACGAACTTGCTTGAGCTGCTTCGCAGGAACGGGTTCGAGGATCCGGTCGCGCAGCTGGCCGGCATTGATGTGGTCAGCATCGGTCCCGTAACCTCGAAGACGGCTTCGGAAGCCGGACTTTCCGTTACGCTTGAACCGGAGAATGCTACAATCGAGGCACTGGTTGAAGCGCTGGTTCAGCATCAAATAACCAAACGTTTGAAGGCTGATCCGTCTTAA
- the hemC gene encoding hydroxymethylbilane synthase: MGAHNNGPRTIVVGTRQSALALTQTGQVIDELKRISEKHGFDYHFEIRKIVTKGDRILDVTLSKVGGKGLFVKEIEQALLDGEIDMAVHSMKDMPYELPEGLMNGATPRRVDPRDCLIMKQGSSLDDLPAGARVGTSSLRRSSQLKNIRPDLKLDSIRGNIDSRIRKLETEGFDAVVLAAAGLSRMGWQDRISAFIPVDLSIPAVGQGALGIECRTADAGVRELLNLLNDTETSLSVRAERSFLGALNGGCQVPIGAFAVVHKKSEDSFDNAELELTGMVGSPDGEVMLKEIRKGTDPEQLGRDVAAALSARGADRILAEFGG, from the coding sequence ATGGGAGCTCATAATAATGGACCGCGTACAATCGTGGTTGGGACACGCCAGAGTGCTCTTGCTTTGACGCAGACGGGGCAAGTCATTGACGAATTGAAACGTATCAGCGAGAAACACGGGTTTGATTACCATTTTGAAATTCGGAAAATTGTGACGAAGGGTGACCGCATTCTGGATGTTACGTTGTCCAAGGTTGGCGGTAAAGGCTTGTTTGTAAAAGAAATCGAACAGGCTCTTCTAGACGGCGAGATCGACATGGCTGTCCACAGCATGAAGGATATGCCATATGAGCTGCCGGAAGGACTGATGAACGGCGCAACTCCGAGACGGGTTGATCCCCGCGACTGCCTGATTATGAAGCAAGGGAGCTCGCTTGATGATTTGCCTGCCGGCGCACGTGTCGGAACAAGCAGTCTGCGCCGTTCCAGTCAGCTTAAAAATATACGTCCGGATCTTAAGCTTGACTCTATCCGCGGCAATATCGATTCACGGATCCGGAAGCTTGAAACGGAAGGCTTTGATGCGGTTGTTCTGGCTGCTGCAGGTCTATCCCGCATGGGCTGGCAGGACCGGATCTCGGCGTTTATTCCGGTTGATCTATCCATCCCGGCGGTTGGACAAGGAGCGCTTGGCATTGAGTGCCGTACGGCCGATGCCGGCGTGCGCGAGCTGCTCAATTTGTTGAATGATACCGAAACCTCGTTGTCTGTCCGTGCAGAGAGAAGCTTCCTAGGCGCGCTGAACGGCGGCTGCCAGGTTCCGATCGGTGCTTTTGCAGTGGTGCACAAGAAGTCGGAAGACAGCTTTGATAACGCTGAGCTGGAGCTGACCGGGATGGTAGGCTCTCCCGACGGAGAAGTGATGCTGAAGGAAATCCGGAAGGGAACGGATCCGGAGCAGCTTGGCCGGGATGTAGCGGCGGCATTGTCAGCAAGAGGCGCGGATCGCATTTTGGCGGAATTCGGGGGATAA
- a CDS encoding precorrin-2 dehydrogenase/sirohydrochlorin ferrochelatase family protein: MNGYYPVMLQLRGERCVIIGGGRIAERKALGLLEAGADTVILVSPQITSRLQELVSCGSLRWHCRTYEPEDAIDARLLFAATNDTGLNRRIADDGRRAGALVNSVDEAAGRGFLNPSVIRRGDLLIAVSATGASPAFSARLKRELERQYGEEYGYHVEQLRRLREYVKAAVSEPGEREALLRLAAEEVPLTDRMDIELKAWVERLRAKRPLD, translated from the coding sequence ATGAACGGCTACTACCCGGTGATGCTTCAGCTTCGCGGCGAACGCTGCGTCATAATAGGCGGCGGACGGATTGCCGAGCGCAAGGCGTTAGGCCTTCTGGAGGCGGGAGCGGATACGGTCATTCTTGTCAGTCCGCAGATCACATCCCGGCTGCAGGAGCTTGTTTCATGCGGATCCCTTCGATGGCATTGCCGGACCTATGAGCCTGAAGACGCGATCGATGCCCGACTGCTTTTTGCCGCAACGAATGATACCGGGCTTAACCGACGAATCGCGGATGACGGCAGGCGGGCCGGTGCTTTGGTAAATTCGGTTGATGAGGCCGCGGGAAGAGGGTTTCTGAATCCCTCGGTTATACGGCGTGGAGATCTGCTGATTGCCGTCTCCGCTACTGGAGCAAGCCCGGCTTTTTCTGCCAGGTTGAAGCGGGAGCTGGAACGGCAATACGGCGAAGAGTACGGTTATCATGTGGAGCAGCTCAGGCGGCTGCGCGAATATGTGAAGGCCGCTGTCTCTGAACCTGGCGAGCGGGAAGCGCTGCTCAGACTGGCCGCCGAAGAGGTGCCGCTCACGGATCGGATGGACATCGAATTGAAAGCTTGGGTAGAACGACTTCGGGCGAAGAGGCCCTTGGATTGA
- the ccsA gene encoding cytochrome c biogenesis protein CcsA, with translation MFFTQKWLYDAILYIYALSLLFYFSDFMDANRRAKRIGTGLLIFVWILQTVILVSRLVTHFEITAISSFEYWLGFSWLLVTISLVISQFFKIEFLVFLVNIISFSVLALNLYSRPGMDEQFGVSQAMRDLLLVHISLVLCAYASLTIGSIFAGMYLFLHKQLKGKRWTPFTRRLPSLDRIERFSDRAIIIGVPLLAMSLSVAVTVLLAEGRPQLLLDWKVLTSFATLIFYVNYIIQRAMLRRPGTQLARLHLIAFVMLIINLLSSYLSTFH, from the coding sequence ATGTTTTTTACGCAAAAATGGCTTTACGACGCGATACTTTATATTTACGCCCTGAGCCTTCTGTTTTACTTCTCCGATTTCATGGATGCGAACCGGAGAGCGAAGCGGATTGGAACAGGGCTCCTTATTTTTGTATGGATATTGCAAACCGTCATTCTGGTGAGCCGGCTCGTGACCCATTTCGAGATAACGGCAATCTCATCCTTTGAATATTGGCTAGGCTTCTCGTGGCTGCTTGTTACGATATCACTGGTCATCAGCCAGTTTTTCAAAATCGAGTTTCTCGTCTTTCTGGTCAACATCATCAGCTTCTCCGTGCTGGCTCTTAACTTGTACAGCCGGCCTGGAATGGATGAGCAGTTTGGAGTTTCGCAGGCGATGCGCGACTTGCTCCTTGTACATATTAGTTTGGTGCTATGCGCTTACGCATCGCTTACGATAGGATCCATCTTCGCGGGGATGTACCTGTTCCTGCACAAGCAGCTGAAAGGAAAACGATGGACCCCGTTCACGCGGAGGCTGCCAAGCCTCGATAGGATAGAACGTTTCTCGGACAGGGCCATTATAATCGGGGTACCGCTTCTTGCGATGTCCTTATCGGTTGCCGTTACCGTGCTGCTTGCGGAAGGACGCCCGCAGCTGCTGCTTGACTGGAAGGTGCTGACCTCGTTTGCGACTTTGATCTTTTACGTCAATTATATCATTCAAAGGGCGATGCTAAGACGCCCCGGCACGCAGCTTGCAAGACTTCATCTGATTGCATTTGTTATGTTGATTATTAATCTGTTATCCAGTTATTTATCGACGTTTCACTAG